From the genome of Terriglobales bacterium:
AGGGGAGGATGGGCGTTGCTGACGGTGGAGCGCGGGATGGGATCGCCGGTGAGCAGCAGATCGCGGGCCGCGGGCACGTAGTATCCGGCCTCATCCCAGAAGTAGGGCAGGCGCAGCAGGGGCGCGTGCAGCAGGAAGACCACGGTGAAGATGAGAGCAAAGAGGAAGGCGGGATGCAGCCGCGGTGGCGGCAGCCGGCGCGCCCTGGGGTCGGGGGGCATCACGGTCGGCGGCGGGCGCTAGTTGATCACGCCGCCGGCGGCCATGCTGGGATCGAGCTTGATCTCGCCGAAGGTCTTCTCGTAGTTGCTGACGTTCTGCTCCAGGATGGTGAGCAGCGCCTTGGCCTGCTGCGGGCTCAGGTACACCCCCTGGAAGTTGTGCACCTCGACCTCCTGCGGACTCTGCTGCTGCAGCGTGCCGAAGACCAGGAAGAAGTCCCAGACGCTGACACGGATCTGCACGCTGTTGGCGTAGCTCTCCCGGTACGAGGGGATGTTCACCAGCTTGATGTTGGGCGGCGTCGGCATGGCATGGCTCCCGCTTCTCGGTGGAATGTAAGACCTTGGGGGATGGTGCGAAAGGAGGGATTCGAACCCTCACGGGTTGCCCCGCCAGCTCCTAAGGCTGGTGCGTCTGCCAATTCCGCCACTTTCGCAGGCCGGGAAGTCGCGGCCACGCGCCCGGCACACGGCTTCCCCGAGATTATAAAGCAGGGGATGACGAAGGCCGGTTGCCAGTCCTCGGCGGCCCCCGGGGCCCGGCGAGCCGCTGCTACTGCATCTGGTTCAGGCCCTGCCAGATGGCCAGCCCGGCGATCACCAGGATGAGCACCCCCGACAGGGCGCCAAAGGCGCGCACGAAGGGGGTGATGCGGTTGACCCGCGCGATCAGCTCGGTCTGCTCCTTCTGCATGTGGGACTCGGCATCGTCGAGAAAGAGCTGATCGTCCTCGTGCATGGTGAGGGTGCTACGGTAGATGAGCAGCACGATGAGGATGGTGGTCAGGACGCCCCACGCGATCAGCAGCATCGTCAGGAGTGACATACGTCACCTCGCTACGGCTTTGCAGCCGGTCCCGGAATTGCCGGGCCCTGGTCGGGACGCGACGGCCGGACTGGGCCGCACGACCCAGGAGCCTGCTTTATTATAGTCCCGCGGTTCAAGTGGCAAGGCCCTTTTTTAGCGGCCGCGGAGCGGGCAGGCCTCGCCCCTGCATCCTGGGCTCGCCGGGATCATCCAATAGGGTGAAGGCCGGGAGTGGCCGAGCCGGGGAAGGCAACCGGCCTCCGGCATCGACTTTGCTATAATCCCGCAAGCAGGAACCCAAGGAGACGACGATGGCGACGACAGCAACCCCCACCAAGACCGCCCCTATCACCCTGACCCCGGCGGCAATCGCCAAGGTGAAGGAGATCATGGCCCAGCAGAACCCGGTGCCCAAGGGGCTCCGCGTGGGCGTGGTCGGCGGCGGCTGCTCCGGCTTTTCCTACAACATGACCTTCGAGAACACCGCCGGCATGATGGACAAGAGCTTCGACTTCGACGGCCTGAAGGTCTTCGTGGACGCCACCTCCCTGATGTACCTGAACGGCTGCAGCGTGGACTACGTGGAGACGCTGGAGGGCGCGGGCTTCAAGTTCGACAACCCCAACGTCAAGAGCACCTGCGGTTGCGGCTCCTCGTTCAACGTCTAAGATCCCGGATTCAGCGCGCCGCCCCGCCCCGTGGCGGGGCTTCGTGTTCCTGGCGGAGCGGGGGATGGCCCGCCAAGACCGCCTAGTATAATCTCGCCACTCTCGATGAAGCTCTCCGTCTTCTCCAGCCTGGACGACAGTCCCAGCATCGAGCGCTACGCGCGCGAATTGGCGGCCAACTTTCCCGCCGGGGTCGAGGTCAACCGGGTGTGGTTTCCCAAGTCACGCGGGTGGAAGGGCAGAGTCTTCGACAAGCACCTGAAATACCTGCGGGTGGCGAAGCAGCAGCAGGGAGACTTCAATCTCATCGTCAGCGAGGGCTACGCCTTCCTGCTGCTGGCGCTGGAGGGGCGGCGCACGGCGGTCGTGTGCCACGACCTGCATCCGCTGATCTACCGTGGGCCGACGCCGCGAGGCTTCTGGAAGGCGCGCTACAAGTTCAACCTGCGGCGGCTGCGGGCGGCGCGCTTCGTGATCGCGGTCTCGGAGCACACGCGCAAGGACCTGCTGAAGTACTGTCCCTTCCTGGCGCCAGAGAAGGTCTTCGCGGTGCACAACGGGCTGGACGCGAGCTGGCGCGTACTGGAGGACCCCGGACGCGCTGCCGGCTTCCGCCGGCGGCACGGCCTGGAAGGGAAGTGCTTCGCGCTGCACGTCGGCAACGACAACTGGTACAAGAATTTCGGCGGGTTGCTGCGGGCGCTGGCGGCGCTGCCGGACCGGGAACTGCTGCTAGTCAAGGTGGGCGAGATCGGGGCGGAGCACCGCCGACTCATCGCCAGCCTGGGGCTGGAGTCGCGCGTGCGCCACGTGCCGCATGCCTCCAGCGAAGAGCTGCTCGACTTCTACAACGCCGCGGAGATGCTGGTGTTTCCCTCGTGGCATGAAGGCTTCGGGTGGCCGCCGCTGGAGGCCATGGCGTGCGGCTGCCCGGTGATCGCGTCGCCGCGCGCCAGCTT
Proteins encoded in this window:
- a CDS encoding DUF3467 domain-containing protein; protein product: MPTPPNIKLVNIPSYRESYANSVQIRVSVWDFFLVFGTLQQQSPQEVEVHNFQGVYLSPQQAKALLTILEQNVSNYEKTFGEIKLDPSMAAGGVIN
- a CDS encoding iron-sulfur cluster assembly accessory protein, which translates into the protein MATTATPTKTAPITLTPAAIAKVKEIMAQQNPVPKGLRVGVVGGGCSGFSYNMTFENTAGMMDKSFDFDGLKVFVDATSLMYLNGCSVDYVETLEGAGFKFDNPNVKSTCGCGSSFNV
- a CDS encoding glycosyltransferase family 1 protein translates to MKLSVFSSLDDSPSIERYARELAANFPAGVEVNRVWFPKSRGWKGRVFDKHLKYLRVAKQQQGDFNLIVSEGYAFLLLALEGRRTAVVCHDLHPLIYRGPTPRGFWKARYKFNLRRLRAARFVIAVSEHTRKDLLKYCPFLAPEKVFAVHNGLDASWRVLEDPGRAAGFRRRHGLEGKCFALHVGNDNWYKNFGGLLRALAALPDRELLLVKVGEIGAEHRRLIASLGLESRVRHVPHASSEELLDFYNAAEMLVFPSWHEGFGWPPLEAMACGCPVIASPRASLPEVCGEACLYVQPDDPAAIAAAMQKLLREPALRADLARKGSAQARRFSWKQTAARMVELFQHSSG